A portion of the Paenibacillus hamazuiensis genome contains these proteins:
- the clpC gene encoding ATP-dependent protease ATP-binding subunit ClpC: MMFGRFTERAQKVLSLAQEEAVRLGHNNIGTEHILLGLIREGEGIAAKALVALGLGLEKIQDEVESLIGRGQEQPTNIAYTPRAKKVIELSMDEARKLGHTYVGTEHILLGLIREGEGVAARVLNNLGISLNKARQQVLQLLGSSEVVSTNHGANPNVSTPTLDGLARDLTAFAKEGNLDPVIGRSKEIERVIQVLSRRTKNNPVLIGEPGVGKTAIAEGLAQKIVNNEIPETLRDKRVMTLDMGSVVAGTKYRGEFEDRLKKIMDEIRQAGNIILFIDELHTLIGAGGAEGAIDASNILKPALARGELQCIGATTLDEYRKYIEKDAALERRFQPITVDQPSPEEAIQILNGLRDRYEAHHRVKITDEAIEQAVRLSDRYITDRFLPDKAIDLIDEASSKVRLRSYTVPPDLKKLENKLEDIRKEKDAAVQSQEFEKAAALRDTEQKLREELDSTRNEWKEKQGRTDSEVTPDDIAQVVTSWTGIPVVKLVEEETERLLKMESILHDRVIGQDEAVKAVSRAIRRARAGLKDPKRPMGSFIFLGPTGVGKTELARALAESLFGDENAVIRIDMSEYMEKHSTSRLVGAPPGYVGYEEGGQLTEKVRRKPYSVVLLDEIEKAHPEVFNILLQVLEDGRLTDSKGRTVDFRNTLIIMTSNVGAEMIKKNSTLGFTAAQDAGKDYNNMKDKVMGELKKNFRPEFLNRIDEIIVFHSLDQEHISRMVTLRADELRKRLKDHEIDFVLTDKAKEFLAKEGYDPTFGARPLRRAIQKHIEDRLSEELLKGNIAKGDKLTIDEENGELTVKRSEAAAQA; encoded by the coding sequence ATGATGTTTGGAAGATTTACGGAACGCGCGCAAAAGGTGCTGTCTTTGGCTCAGGAAGAAGCCGTACGTCTGGGTCATAACAATATCGGGACAGAACACATTTTACTCGGCCTTATTCGCGAAGGGGAAGGCATTGCCGCCAAGGCGCTCGTCGCCCTCGGATTGGGCCTTGAGAAAATCCAGGACGAAGTCGAATCCCTGATCGGCCGCGGCCAAGAGCAGCCGACCAATATTGCCTACACCCCGAGAGCGAAAAAGGTCATCGAGCTGTCGATGGACGAAGCCCGCAAGCTGGGCCATACGTACGTTGGCACTGAGCATATTCTTTTGGGATTGATTCGGGAAGGTGAAGGCGTAGCAGCACGGGTGCTGAACAATCTGGGCATCAGCCTGAACAAAGCCCGTCAGCAAGTGCTGCAGCTGCTTGGAAGCAGCGAGGTCGTTTCGACCAATCACGGTGCGAATCCGAACGTAAGCACGCCGACGCTGGACGGCTTGGCCCGCGACCTGACCGCATTTGCGAAGGAAGGCAATCTCGACCCGGTCATCGGCCGCAGCAAAGAGATCGAACGTGTCATTCAGGTGTTGAGCCGCCGCACGAAAAACAATCCGGTTCTCATCGGGGAGCCTGGTGTCGGTAAAACGGCGATCGCCGAAGGGCTCGCGCAAAAAATCGTTAACAACGAGATCCCGGAAACGCTTCGTGATAAACGCGTCATGACGCTGGACATGGGCTCCGTCGTGGCGGGTACGAAATACCGCGGCGAATTCGAGGACCGCTTGAAAAAAATTATGGATGAGATCCGTCAGGCGGGCAACATTATCCTGTTCATCGACGAGCTGCATACGCTGATCGGTGCAGGCGGCGCAGAAGGTGCGATCGACGCTTCGAACATTTTGAAGCCGGCGCTCGCCCGCGGCGAGCTGCAGTGCATCGGCGCTACGACGCTCGACGAATACCGCAAATATATCGAGAAGGATGCCGCGCTGGAGCGCCGTTTCCAACCGATCACGGTCGACCAGCCGTCTCCGGAAGAGGCGATTCAAATTTTGAACGGCCTGCGCGACCGTTACGAAGCGCATCACCGCGTCAAAATTACCGACGAAGCCATTGAGCAAGCGGTAAGATTGTCGGACCGTTATATTACGGATCGCTTCCTGCCGGACAAGGCGATCGACCTGATCGACGAAGCCAGTTCCAAAGTGAGACTTCGCTCGTACACGGTACCGCCCGATCTGAAAAAACTCGAGAACAAACTTGAAGATATCCGCAAGGAAAAAGATGCCGCTGTGCAAAGCCAGGAATTCGAGAAAGCCGCCGCACTGCGCGACACGGAGCAAAAGCTGCGTGAGGAGCTGGATTCCACCCGCAACGAGTGGAAGGAGAAGCAGGGTCGCACCGATTCCGAGGTCACACCGGACGATATCGCGCAAGTCGTGACAAGCTGGACCGGCATTCCGGTTGTCAAGCTGGTGGAGGAAGAAACCGAACGGCTGCTTAAGATGGAATCGATCCTGCACGATCGCGTCATCGGCCAGGACGAAGCGGTTAAAGCGGTCAGCCGCGCGATCCGCCGCGCGAGAGCCGGTCTGAAAGATCCGAAACGTCCGATGGGTTCGTTTATTTTCCTTGGACCGACCGGCGTAGGTAAAACCGAGCTGGCCCGCGCACTCGCGGAATCGCTGTTCGGCGACGAAAATGCGGTCATCCGCATCGATATGTCCGAATACATGGAGAAACATTCGACCTCGCGTCTGGTCGGAGCGCCTCCGGGATACGTCGGCTACGAGGAAGGCGGCCAATTGACCGAGAAAGTACGCCGCAAGCCGTACTCCGTCGTACTGCTGGACGAAATCGAGAAGGCCCACCCGGAAGTATTCAACATTTTGCTGCAGGTGCTTGAGGACGGCCGCTTGACCGATTCCAAGGGCCGGACGGTCGACTTCCGCAACACGCTCATCATCATGACGTCGAACGTCGGCGCCGAGATGATCAAGAAAAATTCGACACTCGGGTTTACCGCGGCTCAAGACGCCGGCAAAGATTACAACAACATGAAAGACAAAGTGATGGGCGAGCTGAAGAAAAACTTCCGTCCGGAGTTCCTGAACCGGATCGACGAGATCATCGTGTTCCACTCGCTGGATCAGGAGCATATCTCCCGCATGGTCACTTTGAGAGCGGACGAATTGCGCAAGCGGCTCAAAGATCATGAGATTGATTTCGTGCTGACCGATAAGGCGAAGGAGTTCCTGGCCAAAGAAGGCTACGATCCGACGTTCGGCGCACGTCCGCTGCGCAGAGCGATCCAGAAGCATATCGAGGACCGTTTGTCCGAAGAGCTGCTCAAAGGCAACATCGCCAAGGGCGACAAGCTGACGATCGACGAGGAAAACGGCGAGCTTACCG
- a CDS encoding protein arginine kinase: MTQARFFENALSDWMKGKGPDSDIVISSRIRIARNINPYPFPMLATNQQSKEVLDKISEVLEDEDLKTISRFTMLPLSGLNELQKQVLVEKHLISPALANESRNGAVILSDNESISIMVNEEDHLRIQCLLQGFQIKEAWDLANQIDDHFETKLDYAFDESRGYLTSCPTNVGTGIRASVMIHLPALVLTQQINRILSAITQVGLAVRGLYGEGSEAIGNLFQISNQITLGQSEEEIINNLYGVVRQIIEHERAARQKLMYETKAKIVDRVSRSYGILSYAAIIDSKEASQRLSDVRLGIDLGIIQNVSPTVLNELLVMTQPGFLQQYAGEKLSPEERDVRRAELIREKFRKVSAGGVA; encoded by the coding sequence ATGACACAAGCACGTTTTTTTGAAAATGCGTTAAGCGATTGGATGAAAGGCAAGGGCCCCGATTCCGACATCGTGATCAGCAGCCGGATTCGGATTGCCCGCAATATTAATCCTTACCCGTTTCCGATGCTGGCAACGAACCAGCAGTCCAAGGAAGTGCTCGATAAGATTTCCGAGGTTTTGGAAGATGAGGATTTAAAGACGATCAGCCGTTTTACGATGCTTCCGCTTTCCGGTTTAAACGAACTTCAGAAGCAGGTGCTCGTTGAAAAACATCTGATCAGTCCCGCTCTGGCGAACGAATCGCGAAACGGGGCGGTTATTTTAAGCGATAACGAATCGATCAGCATCATGGTCAATGAAGAAGACCATCTACGCATACAGTGTTTGCTGCAAGGGTTCCAAATCAAAGAGGCGTGGGATCTGGCCAACCAGATTGACGACCACTTTGAAACGAAGCTCGATTACGCATTTGACGAAAGCCGCGGGTACCTGACCAGCTGTCCAACCAATGTAGGAACGGGTATTCGCGCATCGGTGATGATCCATTTGCCGGCTCTGGTGCTGACTCAGCAAATCAACCGCATTCTTTCGGCAATCACCCAGGTGGGGCTGGCGGTGAGAGGGCTTTATGGGGAAGGCAGCGAGGCGATCGGCAATTTGTTTCAAATATCGAATCAAATCACGTTGGGGCAGTCGGAAGAGGAGATCATCAACAACCTCTATGGCGTAGTTCGCCAAATTATTGAACATGAACGCGCCGCGCGGCAGAAGCTGATGTATGAGACAAAGGCGAAAATCGTCGACCGCGTCAGCCGGTCGTACGGAATTTTATCCTATGCCGCGATTATCGATTCCAAGGAAGCTTCCCAACGTCTTTCCGACGTACGGCTGGGCATCGATCTGGGAATCATACAAAACGTGTCTCCCACGGTGCTGAACGAGCTGCTCGTGATGACTCAGCCCGGTTTTTTACAGCAATATGCAGGAGAAAAGCTGTCGCCTGAAGAAAGAGATGTAAGGAGAGCCGAACTGATACGCGAAAAGTTTCGAAAAGTATCGGCAGGCGGCGTTGCATGA
- a CDS encoding UvrB/UvrC motif-containing protein has product MICQECGKKPATLHFTKIVNGEKTEFHICETCAREKGEMIPGTPNSFSIHNLLSGLLDFEPSSSATLAQKPQMARCEHCGLTYAQFSKLGRFGCSSCYKHFADRLDPLFKRVHGSTTHTGKVPKRSGGMIKYKRELESLKKELLLRIEREEFEQAASLRDQIRELEKKVAEA; this is encoded by the coding sequence ATGATCTGTCAAGAATGCGGCAAGAAACCTGCGACGCTGCATTTTACAAAAATCGTGAATGGCGAGAAAACGGAGTTCCATATTTGCGAAACATGTGCCAGGGAAAAAGGCGAAATGATTCCGGGCACGCCGAACAGTTTCTCCATTCACAATTTACTGTCGGGTTTGCTTGATTTTGAACCCTCATCTTCGGCAACGCTCGCGCAGAAACCGCAAATGGCCAGATGCGAGCACTGCGGGTTGACTTACGCCCAATTTAGCAAGCTGGGAAGGTTCGGGTGCAGTTCATGCTACAAACATTTTGCCGATCGGCTCGACCCGTTATTCAAAAGAGTACATGGAAGCACCACACATACGGGGAAGGTGCCGAAACGTTCCGGCGGAATGATTAAATATAAAAGGGAACTGGAAAGCTTGAAAAAAGAACTTCTTCTTCGGATAGAACGGGAGGAGTTTGAACAAGCGGCCAGTCTGCGCGACCAAATCCGAGAGCTGGAGAAAAAAGTAGCCGAAGCGTAG
- a CDS encoding CtsR family transcriptional regulator, which translates to MRNVSEIIEQYLKQVLQQSPEGVIEIQRNELADRFDCVPSQINYVISTRFTLEKGYIVESKRGGGGYIRIQKVVLQSHGEVLDHIFRTISSRIDQAASEGLLYQLHDSGYITEREAGLMRAAISREVLAFKLPLRDEIRANILKAMLISLLSK; encoded by the coding sequence ATGCGCAACGTTTCCGAAATCATTGAACAATACTTGAAGCAAGTTCTGCAGCAAAGCCCGGAAGGGGTCATTGAAATTCAACGAAACGAGCTTGCGGACCGATTTGACTGCGTACCCTCGCAGATTAATTATGTAATCAGCACACGGTTTACGTTGGAGAAAGGTTACATTGTGGAAAGCAAACGCGGGGGCGGAGGTTATATTCGCATACAGAAGGTGGTTTTGCAGTCGCACGGCGAGGTGCTGGATCATATATTCCGCACCATCAGCTCCCGAATCGATCAGGCCGCATCCGAAGGGCTGTTATACCAGCTCCACGACAGCGGATATATCACCGAACGGGAAGCCGGACTCATGCGGGCGGCGATTTCGCGGGAGGTACTGGCGTTCAAGCTGCCGCTGCGCGACGAAATTCGCGCCAACATTTTAAAAGCGATGCTCATTTCCTTGCTTAGCAAATAA
- the lysS gene encoding lysine--tRNA ligase produces the protein MTVDLELNELLQIRRGKLDELRGMGIDPFGQKFERTHHAKDIFAAYEDKSKEELDELGAAVSIAGRIMQKRGMGKAGFAHIQDITGKIQIYVREDAVGTTKYNAFDILDIGDIVGVKGTVFKTKTGELSVKAAEVEVLSKSLQPLPEKYHGLKDVELRYRQRYVDLIMNQEVQETFITRSKIIQSMRRYLDARGYLEVETPTLHAIAGGAAARPFITHHNALDMQLYMRIAIELHLKRLIVGGMEKVYEIGRVYRNEGISTRHNPEFTMIELYEAYADYKDIMNLTEQLIAHIAQEVLGTTKITYQGQEVDLTPSWRRVSMVDAIKEVVGVDFSVQMSDEEAQRLAKEHKVPFEPNMTFGHIVNQFFETHVEHTLIQPTFITGHPVAISPLAKKSDSDPRFTDRFELFIVAREHANAFTELNDPIDQRERFEAQLIEREQGNDEAHEMDDDFIRALEYGMPPTGGLGIGVDRLVMLLTDSPSIRDVLLFPLMRERQGE, from the coding sequence ATGACGGTTGATCTGGAATTAAACGAGCTGCTGCAAATTCGCAGAGGAAAACTGGACGAGCTGCGCGGAATGGGAATCGATCCGTTCGGTCAGAAGTTCGAAAGAACGCATCACGCCAAGGATATTTTCGCCGCCTATGAGGACAAGTCCAAAGAAGAACTGGACGAGCTGGGAGCAGCGGTCAGCATTGCCGGCCGCATCATGCAAAAACGCGGCATGGGTAAAGCCGGCTTCGCCCATATTCAGGACATTACGGGTAAAATTCAAATTTACGTGCGTGAAGACGCGGTCGGTACGACCAAATACAATGCGTTCGATATTTTGGATATCGGCGATATTGTCGGCGTGAAGGGGACTGTATTTAAAACGAAAACCGGAGAGCTTTCCGTCAAAGCGGCGGAAGTCGAGGTGCTTTCGAAATCTTTGCAGCCTCTGCCGGAAAAATATCACGGGCTGAAGGACGTGGAGCTGCGTTATCGTCAGCGCTATGTCGACCTGATCATGAATCAGGAAGTGCAGGAGACGTTTATTACCCGTTCCAAAATCATTCAGTCGATGCGCCGTTACCTCGATGCCCGCGGATATTTGGAAGTGGAGACGCCGACGCTGCACGCGATTGCCGGCGGCGCAGCGGCACGGCCTTTCATCACGCATCACAATGCGCTCGATATGCAGCTGTATATGCGTATCGCCATTGAGCTTCATTTGAAGCGGCTTATCGTCGGCGGTATGGAAAAAGTGTACGAAATCGGCCGGGTATACCGCAACGAAGGCATTTCTACACGGCATAATCCGGAGTTTACGATGATCGAACTGTATGAGGCGTATGCCGATTACAAGGACATCATGAATCTGACCGAGCAGCTTATCGCCCATATCGCCCAAGAGGTGCTCGGCACGACGAAAATCACGTATCAAGGGCAGGAGGTTGACCTGACTCCGTCCTGGAGGCGGGTGTCTATGGTAGACGCCATTAAGGAAGTGGTCGGCGTCGACTTCAGCGTGCAGATGAGCGACGAAGAGGCACAGCGACTTGCCAAGGAGCACAAGGTGCCGTTCGAACCTAATATGACGTTCGGCCATATCGTCAATCAATTTTTTGAAACCCATGTGGAGCATACGCTCATTCAGCCTACTTTTATTACCGGGCATCCGGTTGCGATTTCCCCGCTCGCCAAAAAAAGCGACAGCGATCCGCGGTTTACCGACCGCTTCGAACTGTTTATAGTTGCGCGCGAGCACGCCAACGCCTTTACCGAGCTGAACGACCCGATCGATCAGCGCGAACGTTTCGAGGCTCAGCTCATCGAACGCGAGCAGGGCAACGATGAGGCGCACGAGATGGATGACGATTTCATCCGCGCGCTCGAATACGGGATGCCGCCGACCGGCGGTCTTGGCATCGGAGTGGATCGCCTGGTCATGCTGCTGACCGATTCCCCATCGATCCGCGACGTGCTGCTGTTCCCGTTGATGCGCGAGCGCCAGGGCGAGTAA
- the greA gene encoding transcription elongation factor GreA, whose protein sequence is MANDKEVILTQDGLKKLEEELEQLKSVKRREVAERIKIAIGYGDISENSEYEDAKNEQAFVEGRIITLEKMLRNARIINNDEVDVNTVGVGSIVTLKDLEFGDIVEYSIVGTAESDPFQNKISNESPVGKAIIGKSKGAIVDVNVPAGVIQYEIIDIKK, encoded by the coding sequence ATGGCGAATGATAAAGAAGTCATTCTTACTCAGGACGGGCTGAAGAAGCTGGAAGAAGAGCTTGAACAGCTGAAGTCGGTGAAACGCCGCGAGGTCGCGGAAAGAATTAAAATAGCCATCGGCTATGGCGATATCAGCGAAAACTCGGAATATGAAGATGCGAAGAACGAGCAGGCTTTTGTCGAAGGCCGAATTATTACACTGGAAAAAATGCTCCGCAACGCGCGCATCATCAACAATGATGAAGTCGATGTAAATACGGTCGGAGTCGGTTCCATCGTCACGCTCAAAGATCTGGAGTTCGGCGATATCGTCGAATATTCGATTGTGGGCACAGCGGAATCGGATCCTTTCCAAAATAAGATTTCCAACGAGAGCCCCGTCGGCAAAGCCATCATCGGCAAAAGCAAGGGAGCCATCGTTGATGTCAACGTTCCCGCGGGCGTCATCCAATACGAAATCATCGACATTAAGAAATAA
- the dusB gene encoding tRNA dihydrouridine synthase DusB, which translates to MLKIGNVVAPNKVVLAPMAGVCNPAFRLIAKEFGCGLVCAEMVSDKAILHGNERTMEMLFVDDREKPLSLQIFGGDTETLVEAAKYVDRHTNADIIDINMGCPVPKITKCDAGARWLLDPGKIEQMITEVVKSVSKPVTVKMRIGWDEDHIYAVQNAKAVENGGGAAVSVHGRTRVQMYTGTANWDIIKEVKQAVGIPVIGNGDIFTPEDARRMLDHTGVDGVMIGRGALGNPWMLYRTVLYLTKGELPPDPTPEEKIRIAILHMDRLVALKGEHVAVKEMRKHLAWYLKGLPGAARVKDVIMEQTKRDAMAAILHDFVARLSDSDALPEDAHEQPVYH; encoded by the coding sequence ATGTTGAAAATCGGCAACGTTGTTGCTCCCAATAAAGTGGTTTTAGCCCCAATGGCGGGGGTGTGCAATCCGGCGTTCCGCCTTATTGCCAAAGAGTTCGGCTGCGGCCTTGTCTGCGCGGAAATGGTTAGCGACAAGGCGATTTTGCACGGCAACGAGCGGACGATGGAAATGCTGTTCGTCGATGACCGGGAGAAGCCGCTCAGCCTGCAAATTTTCGGTGGGGATACGGAGACGCTCGTAGAGGCCGCCAAATACGTAGACCGGCATACGAATGCGGATATCATCGATATCAACATGGGCTGTCCGGTTCCGAAAATCACCAAATGCGACGCAGGGGCCCGTTGGCTGCTTGATCCGGGCAAGATCGAACAAATGATCACCGAAGTCGTCAAATCCGTCAGCAAGCCGGTTACAGTAAAAATGCGTATCGGCTGGGACGAAGACCACATTTATGCGGTGCAAAATGCCAAAGCCGTTGAGAATGGCGGCGGCGCCGCCGTATCCGTCCATGGCAGAACCCGGGTGCAAATGTATACCGGGACCGCGAATTGGGACATTATTAAAGAAGTTAAGCAGGCCGTCGGCATTCCGGTTATCGGCAACGGCGACATTTTCACTCCGGAAGATGCGCGGCGAATGCTCGATCATACCGGTGTGGACGGCGTGATGATCGGCCGCGGCGCGCTCGGCAACCCGTGGATGCTGTACCGTACCGTTTTGTATCTGACCAAGGGCGAACTTCCGCCGGACCCGACGCCGGAGGAGAAAATCCGCATTGCTATTTTGCACATGGACCGGCTTGTCGCACTGAAAGGCGAGCACGTAGCCGTCAAAGAAATGCGCAAGCATTTGGCATGGTATTTGAAAGGGCTGCCCGGCGCGGCACGCGTGAAGGATGTTATTATGGAGCAGACGAAACGGGATGCGATGGCCGCTATTTTGCACGATTTCGTAGCAAGGTTGTCAGACTCGGACGCCCTGCCGGAAGACGCTCATGAGCAGCCGGTATACCATTAA
- a CDS encoding helix-turn-helix domain-containing protein: MEKSSIAHRIRAFRKLKGYTQTELAERLEVSIAVLGSIERGTRKPEPKIIRKISEVLGIDPEELSSAAR; the protein is encoded by the coding sequence ATGGAAAAAAGCTCAATAGCCCACCGCATACGCGCGTTTCGCAAATTGAAAGGTTATACGCAAACCGAGCTCGCGGAGCGGCTCGAAGTATCTATCGCGGTGTTGGGATCTATCGAACGGGGCACACGTAAACCTGAACCCAAGATCATTCGTAAAATTTCCGAAGTGTTAGGCATCGACCCGGAAGAGTTATCCTCTGCCGCGCGATGA
- the folK gene encoding 2-amino-4-hydroxy-6-hydroxymethyldihydropteridine diphosphokinase, which translates to MSTSSAEPSVYAYIGLGSNMGDREQYLRRSLELLAERPGVRITRQSGIYETEPVGFVDQDPFLNMSAEVETTLPPEGLLDAMLDVERQLGRIREIRWGPRTIDLDLLLYGQAERSSDFLQLPHPRMLERAFVLVPLIEIAAARDPALAEWLHEHLEKLDRKEGVCLWKKAQ; encoded by the coding sequence ATGAGTACAAGTTCAGCCGAACCATCCGTTTATGCCTACATCGGCCTCGGCTCCAACATGGGCGACCGCGAGCAGTATTTGCGGCGTTCGCTTGAGCTTTTGGCCGAACGTCCAGGAGTCCGCATTACGCGCCAATCCGGTATTTATGAAACCGAGCCTGTCGGCTTTGTCGATCAAGACCCCTTTCTGAACATGTCGGCCGAAGTAGAGACGACTTTGCCGCCGGAGGGACTGCTTGATGCGATGCTGGATGTCGAGAGGCAGTTGGGCCGCATCCGGGAAATACGCTGGGGTCCACGCACGATCGACTTGGACCTTCTTCTTTACGGTCAAGCCGAGCGAAGCAGCGATTTTCTTCAGCTTCCTCATCCGAGGATGCTGGAGCGGGCGTTTGTGCTCGTTCCGCTGATCGAGATTGCAGCGGCAAGAGATCCGGCTTTAGCCGAATGGTTGCATGAACATCTGGAGAAACTGGACAGAAAGGAAGGCGTTTGCCTATGGAAAAAAGCTCAATAG
- the folB gene encoding dihydroneopterin aldolase, which translates to MDKIIMSGMQFYGYHGVYPEENRLGQRYTLDVEMHLPLTKPGKSDNVEDTVNYAEAYEVIQNIVERKVFKLIEALAEEVASVLLSTYTVINEVTVRVRKPHPPVPIHFEGVAVEITRKRV; encoded by the coding sequence ATGGATAAAATTATAATGTCCGGCATGCAATTTTACGGCTACCATGGCGTTTATCCCGAAGAGAACCGGCTGGGGCAGCGCTACACGCTCGATGTGGAGATGCATCTGCCCTTGACCAAGCCGGGGAAATCCGACAATGTCGAAGATACGGTCAATTATGCCGAAGCTTACGAAGTGATTCAAAACATCGTCGAGCGGAAGGTTTTCAAGCTCATTGAGGCGCTGGCCGAAGAGGTTGCATCGGTACTGCTCTCCACTTATACTGTTATCAACGAAGTGACCGTACGCGTGCGGAAACCCCATCCACCGGTGCCCATTCATTTTGAAGGAGTTGCCGTAGAAATTACGAGAAAGCGGGTTTAA